A single region of the Prevotella sp. HUN102 genome encodes:
- a CDS encoding peptidylprolyl isomerase: MATKININTSVGNIVVKLYDETPKHRDNFIKLAQQGYFDGTLFHRVIKDFMIQGGDPDSKGAPQGKMLGTGGPDYTIPAEFVYPKLFHKRGALSAARLGDEVNPERESSGSQFYIVWGKTFNAGELKQLEKQMEMQQEQEVFTKLAKEHHDEVMNFRRNRDRAGLQELQDRLVEMTKKQCKEMGKPKFTEEQIETYTKVGGTPFLDNQYTVFGEVIEGLDVVEKIQNCETMRGDRPKADISMTVSLVEE; encoded by the coding sequence ATGGCTACAAAAATAAACATCAACACAAGTGTGGGAAATATCGTTGTGAAATTATACGATGAGACACCGAAGCATCGGGATAATTTCATAAAACTTGCGCAGCAAGGTTATTTCGACGGCACATTGTTCCATCGTGTCATCAAGGATTTTATGATTCAGGGAGGTGATCCGGACAGCAAAGGTGCACCGCAGGGCAAGATGTTGGGCACAGGTGGTCCGGACTATACCATACCTGCCGAGTTCGTCTATCCGAAACTATTCCACAAGCGTGGTGCGTTGAGTGCAGCCCGACTCGGCGATGAGGTGAACCCTGAGCGTGAAAGCAGCGGCAGTCAGTTTTACATCGTGTGGGGAAAAACTTTCAATGCGGGCGAATTGAAGCAACTGGAGAAGCAGATGGAAATGCAGCAGGAACAGGAAGTATTCACAAAACTTGCGAAAGAACACCACGACGAAGTGATGAATTTCCGTAGAAACCGGGACCGTGCAGGTTTGCAGGAACTTCAGGATCGTCTTGTTGAAATGACAAAGAAGCAATGTAAGGAAATGGGGAAGCCGAAATTCACGGAAGAACAGATTGAAACATATACCAAAGTTGGTGGAACGCCATTCCTTGACAATCAATATACCGTTTTCGGAGAGGTAATAGAAGGATTGGATGTTGTGGAGAAGATTCAGAATTGTGAGACGATGAGAGGCGATCGTCCGAAAGCTGACATCAGTATGACGGTCAGTCTTGTGGAGGAATAA
- a CDS encoding LUD domain-containing protein gives MKKEDLFAKLRQGTCQQFDMPKEPVKGIVYDDVAKQFIEMSKTVGAKVIEVSPDDDLNETIRAAYPEAKVFASNVEGVKADRNPDAVAEAADLNGTDVGIIKGVFGVAENGCVWIPQTMKERSVCFISEELVILLDRNSLVNNMHEAYKQVEMTEYGYGVFISGPSKTADIEQSLVMGAQAARGVTVILIG, from the coding sequence ATGAAGAAAGAAGATTTATTTGCCAAACTGCGTCAAGGCACTTGTCAGCAGTTTGATATGCCCAAAGAGCCTGTAAAGGGTATCGTCTACGATGATGTGGCGAAGCAGTTCATTGAAATGTCGAAAACCGTAGGCGCAAAGGTTATCGAAGTAAGCCCCGACGACGACCTGAACGAAACAATCCGTGCAGCCTATCCTGAAGCAAAGGTGTTTGCATCTAATGTGGAAGGTGTCAAAGCCGACCGAAATCCGGATGCTGTTGCAGAAGCTGCCGACCTCAATGGAACCGATGTCGGTATTATAAAAGGTGTATTCGGCGTGGCGGAAAACGGCTGTGTCTGGATTCCTCAAACAATGAAGGAACGTTCCGTCTGCTTTATTTCAGAGGAACTCGTGATTCTGTTGGACAGAAACAGTCTCGTAAACAATATGCACGAAGCCTACAAGCAGGTGGAAATGACTGAATATGGTTATGGCGTTTTCATTTCCGGACCGAGCAAAACTGCCGATATCGAGCAGTCGCTTGTTATGGGTGCGCAGGCTGCACGTGGCGTAACGGTAATACTAATCGGGTAA
- a CDS encoding lactate utilization protein B: MATSHSKKAAEFLKNPEKITRHDQTFWSVREKRDKMAAMLPEWEDLREHASQIKQHTVTHLADYLEQFANNLEKNGVIVHWAKDAQEFNEIAYGILETHKVKKLVKSKSMLTEECEMNDYLIERGIDVVETDLGERIIQLMNLKPAHIVMPAIHLMRDEVGEMFEEKGISTEEGNHDPTFLTQCARYSLREEFIEAEAGMTGCNFGVAATGDCVICTNEGNADMSTSIPKLHIVSMGIEKVIPDYDALAVFQRLLCRCGTGQPTTTFTSHFRKARPDGEMHVILVDNGRSDMIANDTHWKTLKCIRCGACMNTCPVYRRSMGYSYSYFIPGPIGVNLGMLKDPQKHSGNVSACSLCLSCDHVCPTKVEPGSQIYNWRQELEAFGTENKEKKLMANGMRTVFENYALYDTLLKSSSIVNYVPRKLFETKLNAWGIGHEMMQFPKKPFHQIYKQAMKELKEKK, from the coding sequence ATGGCAACAAGTCATTCAAAGAAAGCAGCAGAGTTCCTGAAGAACCCTGAAAAGATAACAAGACACGACCAGACGTTCTGGTCGGTTCGCGAAAAGAGAGACAAGATGGCGGCAATGCTGCCTGAATGGGAAGACCTGCGTGAGCACGCAAGTCAGATAAAACAGCACACCGTAACCCATCTGGCAGACTATCTTGAGCAGTTCGCAAACAATCTTGAGAAGAACGGCGTCATAGTGCATTGGGCTAAGGACGCACAGGAGTTCAACGAGATTGCCTATGGCATTCTTGAAACGCACAAGGTTAAGAAGTTGGTAAAATCGAAGTCGATGCTTACCGAAGAATGCGAGATGAATGATTATCTCATAGAACGTGGTATTGACGTGGTGGAAACCGACTTGGGCGAGCGCATCATCCAACTGATGAATCTCAAACCGGCACACATCGTTATGCCTGCTATTCATCTTATGCGCGACGAGGTGGGCGAAATGTTTGAGGAAAAAGGCATTTCCACCGAAGAAGGCAACCACGACCCTACTTTCCTTACCCAATGTGCGCGTTACAGTTTGCGTGAAGAATTTATCGAAGCAGAAGCAGGTATGACAGGCTGCAACTTCGGTGTGGCTGCAACCGGCGACTGCGTTATCTGTACGAACGAGGGAAATGCCGATATGAGTACATCGATTCCGAAACTTCATATCGTTTCGATGGGTATAGAAAAGGTAATTCCCGATTACGATGCACTCGCCGTTTTCCAGCGGCTTCTGTGCCGTTGCGGAACAGGTCAGCCTACAACAACTTTCACTTCCCATTTCCGCAAGGCCCGCCCTGACGGAGAGATGCACGTGATTCTCGTTGATAATGGACGCAGCGATATGATAGCCAACGACACTCATTGGAAAACGCTGAAGTGTATCCGTTGTGGTGCCTGTATGAACACTTGTCCAGTTTATCGCCGTTCAATGGGATATTCTTACAGTTATTTCATTCCCGGCCCTATCGGCGTGAATCTCGGTATGCTGAAAGACCCACAGAAGCACAGCGGAAACGTATCGGCTTGCTCATTGTGCTTGAGCTGCGACCACGTTTGTCCGACTAAGGTGGAGCCGGGAAGCCAGATTTACAACTGGCGGCAGGAACTTGAGGCGTTCGGTACTGAAAACAAGGAGAAGAAACTGATGGCGAATGGAATGAGGACGGTATTTGAGAACTATGCCCTCTACGATACGTTGCTGAAGAGTTCGTCGATAGTGAATTATGTTCCCCGCAAGCTGTTTGAGACGAAACTCAATGCTTGGGGCATAGGACACGAAATGATGCAGTTTCCGAAGAAGCCGTTCCATCAGATTTACAAACAGGCAATGAAGGAGCTGAAAGAGAAAAAGTAG
- a CDS encoding (Fe-S)-binding protein, giving the protein MKIGLFIPCYVDALFPEVGVATYKLLRKLNLDVVYPERQTCCGQPMANGGFERMSGKLTGKFEDIFKEFDYVVTPSVSCASFVRVNHPKIHDHKCETPEKTMELVEFLHDVLKVKELPGSFNHVVSVHNSCHGVRELGLSSPSEEHVAPFNKIVDLLKLKQGITVKEPERSDECCGFGGMFSVEEPHVSTRMGYDKLKRHIETGAEFITGSDNSCLMHMQGISKKNKYGIQFKHVAEILAAGI; this is encoded by the coding sequence ATGAAAATAGGTCTATTTATCCCGTGCTATGTTGATGCACTGTTTCCGGAAGTCGGTGTGGCAACCTATAAACTTCTCCGAAAGCTGAACTTGGACGTGGTTTATCCCGAGCGTCAGACCTGTTGCGGACAGCCGATGGCAAACGGAGGTTTTGAACGTATGTCAGGAAAGCTGACCGGCAAGTTTGAAGATATATTCAAGGAATTCGACTATGTTGTTACGCCGAGCGTTTCTTGCGCTTCCTTCGTGCGCGTAAACCATCCGAAAATCCACGACCATAAGTGCGAAACGCCTGAAAAGACGATGGAACTTGTGGAGTTTCTGCACGATGTCCTTAAAGTCAAGGAGCTGCCGGGCAGCTTCAATCACGTGGTGTCTGTACACAATTCCTGCCACGGAGTGAGGGAACTCGGCCTGAGTTCGCCCTCTGAGGAGCACGTCGCACCGTTCAACAAGATTGTTGATCTGCTGAAGCTCAAACAGGGAATTACCGTGAAAGAGCCGGAGCGTTCCGACGAATGCTGTGGTTTCGGTGGGATGTTTTCCGTTGAAGAGCCTCACGTGAGCACAAGAATGGGCTACGATAAACTGAAACGCCACATAGAAACTGGTGCGGAATTCATTACAGGTTCCGATAATTCCTGTCTGATGCACATGCAGGGCATCAGCAAAAAGAACAAATACGGTATCCAGTTCAAGCACGTTGCTGAAATTCTCGCAGCAGGTATTTAA
- a CDS encoding DMT family transporter → MNNSRVIKAHLCMLIAEIIWGLMSPIGKDAMQHGISGWSMVTFRVSGAAVLFWTASLFAKYEHVSLKDFFIFGAAALFGVTCNQCLFTLGLSYTSPVNASVITTTMPIFAMILAFFILKEPITLKKAGGVAIGCAGAIILILTSLAAVNSKVGNVQGDVMVLGAQLSFALYLSLFNKFIKKYSVFTINKWMFFWATIYVTPFAFNDIAALDFASVETTTWLEIGFVVGCGTFIAYLLMMIGQHTLRPSVVSVYNYVQPIVAVVVSVLTGIGTFTLYQGIAIILVFTGVWMVIKSKSRKDMEAEKQAKAI, encoded by the coding sequence ATGAACAATTCAAGAGTCATCAAGGCACACCTGTGTATGCTGATTGCCGAGATTATCTGGGGGTTGATGTCGCCGATAGGCAAGGATGCTATGCAGCACGGCATAAGTGGATGGTCGATGGTAACTTTCAGAGTGTCGGGTGCCGCCGTGCTTTTCTGGACGGCTTCGCTGTTTGCAAAGTACGAACACGTATCGCTGAAGGATTTCTTTATCTTCGGAGCTGCGGCATTGTTTGGCGTTACCTGCAACCAATGCCTGTTCACTTTAGGTTTAAGTTACACGTCGCCTGTAAATGCAAGCGTCATCACTACCACGATGCCCATCTTTGCAATGATACTTGCCTTCTTCATTCTGAAAGAGCCTATCACGCTGAAGAAAGCCGGTGGCGTGGCAATAGGCTGTGCAGGTGCCATCATTCTGATACTTACGAGTCTTGCTGCCGTGAACAGCAAGGTGGGAAACGTGCAGGGCGACGTGATGGTGCTCGGCGCACAGTTGAGTTTTGCACTCTATCTTTCGCTTTTCAATAAATTCATCAAGAAATATTCGGTCTTCACCATCAACAAATGGATGTTCTTCTGGGCTACGATTTACGTAACGCCCTTTGCTTTCAACGACATAGCTGCCTTGGATTTCGCTTCCGTTGAAACAACCACTTGGCTTGAAATAGGTTTTGTGGTGGGCTGTGGCACCTTCATTGCCTATCTGCTGATGATGATTGGGCAGCACACGCTGCGCCCATCCGTAGTGAGTGTATATAATTATGTGCAGCCGATAGTGGCCGTAGTAGTCTCTGTTCTCACAGGCATCGGTACGTTTACACTCTATCAGGGCATAGCTATTATCTTGGTTTTTACTGGCGTTTGGATGGTCATCAAGTCAAAATCGCGCAAGGATATGGAAGCAGAGAAACAAGCAAAGGCTATTTGA
- a CDS encoding DNA topoisomerase 3, whose product MKVCIAEKPSVARDIARILGATSSRDGYMEGNGYQVTWTFGHLCELKEPNDYFENWKYWSLAALPMVPARFGIKVIEDEGIKKQFSIIEKLYQGAEEIINCGDAGQEGELIQRWVMQKARVNCPVKRLWISSMTDEAIKQGFENLKDQKDYEPLYLAGLSRAIGDWLLGMNATRLYTLKYGNNKYGKDAQVLSIGRVQTPTLALIVERQKEIDNFKPEPYWVLATIYRETQFTATKGKFTSKEEGEAAFSLIDGKPFVVDSVTKKKGTEQPKQLYDLTSLQVDCNRKFGYSAEMTLNTIQSLYERKYTTYPRVDTQYLTDDVYSQCPQIMNGMFQTAFAGKKPYAELVKKLGGKPLLKSKRVFDSSKVTDHHAIIPTGVVPQGLSNAEQNVFDLIVRRFISVFYPDCKFSTTTVIGKVDEIEFKTSGKEILDEGWRVVYKTEDAASSLKEGSNEGGAKTATADSLATPSSEGIGENPEEKETTLPTFVKGESGPHTPTLTEKQTTPPKHYTEASLLRAMETAGKLVDDETLRAALKENGIGRPSSRAGIIETLFKRHYIRRKKKNLEATETGIALIDTIKEKLLTSAELTGIWEKKLRDIEHRKYDAGQFINELKEQITMIVNDVLADNSNRKIGSEPKP is encoded by the coding sequence ATGAAAGTTTGCATTGCAGAGAAACCAAGTGTCGCACGCGACATCGCCAGAATCCTCGGAGCCACCAGTTCGAGGGACGGTTATATGGAAGGTAACGGCTATCAGGTAACGTGGACCTTCGGGCATCTTTGCGAACTGAAAGAACCCAACGACTACTTTGAGAACTGGAAATACTGGAGTCTCGCAGCCTTGCCTATGGTGCCTGCGCGCTTCGGAATAAAGGTAATAGAGGATGAAGGAATCAAAAAACAATTCTCTATTATTGAAAAATTATATCAAGGTGCCGAGGAGATTATCAACTGCGGCGATGCCGGACAGGAGGGAGAGTTGATACAACGGTGGGTAATGCAGAAGGCAAGAGTGAACTGTCCGGTAAAGCGTCTTTGGATTTCTTCGATGACAGACGAGGCCATCAAGCAGGGATTTGAAAACCTCAAAGACCAAAAAGATTATGAGCCTCTCTATCTTGCTGGGCTTTCGCGCGCCATCGGCGACTGGCTATTGGGAATGAATGCCACACGCCTGTACACCCTTAAATATGGAAACAACAAATATGGAAAGGATGCTCAGGTGCTTTCCATCGGTCGTGTGCAGACCCCCACGCTGGCACTGATTGTGGAACGGCAGAAGGAAATCGACAATTTCAAGCCCGAGCCTTACTGGGTGCTCGCTACGATATACCGTGAAACACAGTTCACGGCAACGAAAGGAAAGTTCACTTCAAAGGAAGAAGGCGAGGCTGCTTTCTCGCTGATTGACGGAAAGCCTTTCGTTGTAGACAGCGTTACAAAGAAAAAAGGTACGGAACAGCCTAAACAGCTTTACGACCTGACCTCGCTTCAGGTGGATTGCAACAGAAAGTTCGGCTATTCGGCCGAAATGACGCTGAACACCATCCAGAGCCTGTACGAACGGAAATACACCACTTACCCTCGTGTGGACACTCAATACCTTACGGACGATGTGTACAGCCAATGTCCTCAGATAATGAACGGTATGTTTCAGACGGCTTTCGCCGGTAAGAAGCCTTATGCGGAATTGGTAAAGAAATTGGGTGGAAAGCCATTGCTGAAGTCGAAACGTGTGTTCGACTCAAGCAAGGTTACCGACCACCACGCCATCATTCCTACGGGAGTGGTGCCGCAGGGGCTTTCCAATGCCGAGCAAAATGTGTTCGACCTCATTGTCCGCCGCTTCATTTCGGTATTTTATCCTGACTGCAAATTCTCCACTACAACCGTTATCGGCAAGGTGGACGAGATAGAATTTAAGACTAGCGGCAAGGAAATACTCGACGAGGGATGGAGAGTCGTTTATAAAACGGAAGATGCTGCAAGCTCATTGAAAGAAGGAAGCAATGAGGGAGGAGCGAAAACGGCTACGGCTGACAGTCTGGCAACGCCTTCTTCGGAAGGAATCGGCGAGAACCCGGAAGAAAAGGAGACCACGCTGCCCACATTCGTGAAGGGCGAAAGTGGTCCTCATACGCCCACGCTGACTGAAAAGCAGACCACGCCGCCGAAACATTATACTGAAGCATCGCTGCTGCGCGCAATGGAAACGGCTGGAAAGCTGGTGGACGACGAAACATTGCGTGCCGCACTGAAGGAGAACGGCATTGGCAGGCCGTCTTCCCGTGCGGGAATCATCGAGACTCTGTTCAAGCGTCATTATATAAGGAGAAAGAAAAAGAATCTCGAAGCCACGGAAACAGGTATTGCACTCATTGACACCATCAAGGAAAAGCTCCTCACTTCGGCCGAACTTACGGGTATATGGGAAAAGAAACTCCGTGATATAGAGCACAGGAAGTATGATGCCGGACAGTTCATCAATGAATTGAAAGAGCAGATTACAATGATTGTGAACGATGTGTTGGCCGACAATTCCAACAGAAAGATTGGCAGCGAACCGAAACCATAG
- a CDS encoding OmpA family protein encodes MNQRLIKYKSSQPNIPSFQKGCWVVLLLTIGLLLNSCGIERSIKKGEKFLEIGEYYDAAAQFKKAYQQTPAKNRAQRGNLANKMAFCYDRINSSQRAIAAYRNVIRYKQDNFETHLKLAQNLMKNGAYPEALKAYQTALDSMPSSKMAAEGLSAATIAPKIKEEGSYYEVKKMDIFNSRRQDYSPMLYGDQYNQLYFTSTRNEAQGDELSGITGVKPSDIFYSEKDDKGKWTTPQTIESGLNTDADEGTPAFSADGREMYITQCLTDPVRPRFAQIAVSNRADAAWSKAAKLEISRDTLSSFAHPAVSPDGNWLYFVSDMPGGQGGLDIWRVRLMGGTTGGVENLGAPINTPGNEMFPTFRQNGDFYFSSDGHGGLGGLDIFIAKVGTDRRYHLEHPGFPLNSQGDDFGMTFEGKHNRGFFSSNRGDARGWDHIYSFELPEVIQTVKGWVYEMEGYELPAAQVFLVGDDGTNVRLSVKGDGSFEQEIRPGVNYIMLATCAGFLNHKEELRVEPVTESKEYVLQFPLASIRVPVMIDNIFYDFDKATLRPESEAALDDLVKLLNENPNVTIELSAHTDYKGSADYNKRLSQRRADAVVAYLIEHGIASDRLSPVGYGEEKPKTVRRKVAEKNTWLKEGDVLTEEYIKKLDEKHQETANQMNRRTEFVVLRTTYGIFDEKGNLKNPPKPKVEKKLEDDEDFIFDIE; translated from the coding sequence ATGAATCAACGCCTTATAAAATATAAATCAAGTCAGCCCAACATCCCTTCATTCCAGAAAGGGTGTTGGGTTGTTTTGTTGCTCACGATTGGTCTGTTACTGAATAGCTGTGGAATAGAGCGTAGTATTAAGAAAGGAGAAAAGTTCTTGGAGATTGGCGAATACTATGACGCAGCCGCTCAGTTCAAGAAGGCCTATCAGCAAACGCCTGCAAAGAATCGGGCGCAGCGTGGAAATCTTGCCAACAAGATGGCTTTCTGTTACGACCGTATCAATTCCTCGCAGCGTGCAATCGCAGCCTATCGGAATGTTATCCGATACAAGCAGGATAATTTCGAGACGCACTTGAAACTTGCACAGAACCTTATGAAGAACGGAGCGTATCCCGAGGCATTGAAAGCGTATCAGACAGCGTTGGATTCTATGCCGTCGAGCAAGATGGCAGCCGAAGGTCTGTCGGCAGCAACGATTGCTCCCAAAATAAAGGAGGAGGGGTCGTATTATGAAGTGAAGAAGATGGACATCTTCAATTCGCGCCGTCAGGACTATTCGCCTATGCTTTACGGCGATCAGTATAATCAGCTTTACTTCACGTCTACACGCAATGAGGCGCAGGGCGACGAACTGAGCGGCATTACCGGTGTGAAGCCCAGCGATATTTTTTACAGTGAAAAGGACGACAAAGGCAAATGGACAACGCCCCAGACTATTGAGAGTGGGCTGAATACTGATGCCGATGAGGGCACGCCGGCATTTTCGGCAGATGGCAGGGAAATGTATATCACGCAATGTCTCACCGACCCTGTTCGTCCTCGTTTTGCACAGATAGCTGTCAGCAATCGTGCAGATGCAGCTTGGTCTAAGGCTGCGAAACTTGAAATCAGCCGAGACACGCTCTCCAGTTTTGCACATCCTGCCGTTTCTCCTGACGGAAACTGGCTGTATTTCGTCAGCGATATGCCCGGAGGTCAAGGAGGTTTGGATATCTGGCGTGTGAGACTTATGGGTGGAACAACGGGAGGTGTGGAGAATCTTGGTGCTCCTATCAACACTCCGGGCAATGAAATGTTCCCTACATTCCGCCAGAATGGCGATTTTTATTTCTCTTCTGACGGACACGGTGGCTTGGGTGGTTTGGACATCTTCATTGCAAAGGTGGGCACAGACCGTCGTTATCATCTTGAACATCCCGGTTTTCCGCTCAATTCGCAGGGCGACGATTTCGGAATGACCTTTGAGGGGAAGCACAATCGTGGTTTCTTCTCATCCAATCGTGGCGATGCCCGAGGATGGGATCACATTTACAGCTTTGAACTGCCCGAAGTGATACAGACCGTAAAAGGCTGGGTTTACGAAATGGAAGGCTATGAACTCCCTGCCGCACAGGTTTTCCTTGTGGGCGATGACGGCACGAATGTCAGACTTTCCGTCAAAGGCGACGGTTCATTCGAGCAGGAAATACGTCCGGGAGTAAACTATATTATGTTGGCAACGTGTGCCGGTTTCCTGAATCATAAGGAAGAACTGCGTGTAGAACCAGTTACAGAATCGAAAGAATATGTGCTTCAGTTCCCATTGGCAAGCATACGTGTGCCTGTGATGATAGACAATATATTCTATGATTTCGACAAAGCTACGCTACGACCGGAGTCGGAAGCTGCTCTGGACGACCTTGTAAAGCTCTTGAACGAAAATCCGAATGTTACGATAGAACTCTCTGCTCATACCGATTACAAGGGTTCGGCAGATTACAACAAGCGACTGTCGCAGCGTCGTGCTGATGCCGTTGTGGCTTATCTGATAGAGCACGGCATTGCAAGCGACCGACTTTCGCCAGTAGGTTATGGAGAAGAAAAACCGAAAACCGTCCGCCGAAAGGTTGCCGAAAAGAATACTTGGCTGAAAGAGGGCGATGTGCTGACGGAAGAATATATTAAGAAACTTGATGAGAAACATCAGGAGACGGCCAATCAGATGAATCGCCGTACAGAGTTTGTGGTGCTTCGCACCACTTATGGTATATTCGATGAAAAGGGAAATCTCAAGAATCCTCCCAAACCGAAGGTGGAAAAGAAACTGGAGGACGATGAAGACTTCATATTTGATATTGAGTAA